A single Acropora palmata chromosome 5, jaAcrPala1.3, whole genome shotgun sequence DNA region contains:
- the LOC141881527 gene encoding uncharacterized protein LOC141881527, translating to QHFSDECDRLKTVFSLLKYPKHLVNSTIKSFVDSKVCDQQQPLSPSQEKDDTIRVVLPFKDQISADIVKKQLKDLSLKVHTTIQPVFVSRKIEQELNVKETKPPLVNQQCVVYSFQCDLCDAGYVGYTRGHLHNRVKGHKQQSSAIAKHYKNVHGTMPQGLLERFKVLKKCKNKFDCLVYEMLFIRSLKPNLNVQADSIRAKVFL from the coding sequence CAACATTTTTCTGACGAATGTGACCGTTTGAAAACAGTGTTCTCACTGTtgaagtatcccaaacaccttGTTAATTCTACGATCAAAAGTTTTGTTGACTCAAAGGTTTGCGACCAGCAGCAGCCTTTATCACCATCTCAAGAGAAAGACGACACGATTCGAGTGGTTTTACCATTTAAAGACCAAATCTCAGCAGATATTGTGAAGAAACAACTTAAGGATCTGAGCCTAAAAGTACACACTACCATCCAGCCTGTGTTTGTGAGCcgaaaaattgaacaagaacTTAATGTGAAGGAAACAAAGCCACCACTTGTAAATCAGCAGTGTGTTGTTTACAGTTTTCAATGTGACCTGTGTGATGCGGGTTATGTAGGTTACACACGCGGACATTTACATAATCGTGTAAAAGGACATAAACAACAATCCTCCGCCATTGCCAAACACTATAAGAACGTGCACGGGACAATGCCCCAGGGCCTGCTAGAGCGTTTCAAAGTGcttaagaaatgcaaaaacaaatttgactgctTAGTGTACgaaatgctttttataagATCGTTAAAGCCAAATCTCAACGTGCAAGCAGACTCCATTCGTGCGAAAGTATTTTTataa